A window of Cellulomonas fimi contains these coding sequences:
- a CDS encoding DUF4118 domain-containing protein yields the protein MTWAVIESHRWVVFAYAVTAPLVAAAAMGALREQVAPSTAVLVLVLVVVAAAATGSRAAGVGAALSAGLWFDYFLTEPYTSLAITSAEDVTVAILLLVVGVAVSELALWGRRQEARASRRAGYLDGVLTVTDVAALRSGPTAALLDDVAHRMTDLLGADGCRFRARSEPLPPSATTLRHDGTVTRDGRPFDVERHGLPTDDTITLEVRTRESTAGCFLITASTRIARPTLEQRRVAVLLADLVAPEV from the coding sequence ATGACTTGGGCCGTGATCGAGTCGCACCGCTGGGTGGTCTTCGCGTACGCGGTGACGGCACCGCTCGTCGCGGCGGCGGCCATGGGGGCGCTGCGCGAGCAGGTCGCGCCGAGCACGGCCGTCCTCGTGCTCGTCCTCGTCGTGGTCGCAGCAGCCGCGACGGGTTCCCGCGCCGCGGGGGTCGGGGCCGCCCTCTCCGCGGGTCTGTGGTTCGACTACTTCCTGACGGAGCCGTACACCAGCCTGGCGATCACGTCGGCCGAGGACGTCACGGTGGCGATCCTGCTGCTCGTCGTCGGGGTCGCCGTCTCGGAGCTGGCGCTGTGGGGCCGACGGCAGGAGGCGCGGGCGAGTCGACGCGCGGGCTACCTCGACGGCGTCCTCACCGTCACGGACGTGGCCGCGCTCCGGTCCGGGCCGACCGCGGCGCTCCTCGACGACGTCGCGCACCGGATGACGGACCTGCTCGGTGCGGACGGCTGCCGGTTCCGGGCGCGCTCGGAGCCCCTCCCGCCGTCCGCGACCACCCTGCGGCACGACGGCACCGTCACCCGCGACGGGCGTCCCTTCGACGTGGAGCGGCACGGGCTGCCGACCGACGACACGATCACGCTCGAGGTGCGGACGCGCGAGTCGACCGCGGGGTGCTTCCTGATCACGGCGTCGACCCGGATCGCCCGCCCGACGCTCGAGCAGCGACGTGTCGCCGTGCTCCTCGCCGACCTGGTCGCGCCCGAGGTCTGA
- a CDS encoding BTAD domain-containing putative transcriptional regulator, which translates to MHRLDDVLTTRCGLVVGPRGSGKTTVMRQWARSSRLPVVWGRCTPAGVAVRSGARTEVLAPDEVGRTVLARGAPTLLVLDDAHELLVGRVEDDLERLLLSSTPDVHVLLGTVRRPAFSLARSEFPPPTVLDADDLRLRVWEVDRLFREVYGHPLALDDVELLTDETEGWAAAVHLFHRSTSGLLPADRRRAVRGLPTDTGYVRDYLVDEVLAPLDRGQLDVLHWGSAFDDLTARRVADLVGGETPTADGAAGVLRALDRRWSLARTDDGVRYRLPRVLRRHLRAAHAEHLGPAATRAWRERAVLVARRDEPPATPPPRGYDTDWTSTALRTWASVVRAATHRDPFAGARSAAALTGADRALAEGLCLVLAGAQRSGRDALRRAAADPDAPPALALGAALADAVLTVGSPGRTLTTLDRVHTAARAHGLPWLARLAHGLVVGADGTRTARAEAAAIAARAERSGDPWGAALVLTWAALAAMTAGSAETDVWDDLDRRWRDLDAAVPAAWMTACRALASAAQQLPEAREDARTAEAVARTAGSPGALAYAYAALAATDPDGGAELRAFAVATAEDHGVDVRPWAVLDATSPGTPGTRPRAVDDPVWGGVPLLDVRCLGEFRLRVDGVDADLSGVRPRARAALRVLALHAGRPVHREQLAEALWGDLDPRAALHNLHVSLSAVRRALEPGVPTRSSRLLVRDGETYTLVLRPGSTSDVAQLDRAVREGRRRRAVGDHAGARHELGRAVDLYTGDLLPEDGPAEWVVGERERLRLTAADAAVELAELEVDHGRFDRAVAAATRAIRLDECRDHAWRLLVTAFTAAGDAAAAHRATQGYRAMLDTLGVAVGDEPAAVAVGVVPTPLRGPVGPTGPAVTTARGTPPPRSPRGSRASRGTWS; encoded by the coding sequence ATGCACCGGCTGGACGACGTCCTGACCACGCGGTGCGGTCTCGTCGTGGGCCCGCGCGGCTCCGGCAAGACGACCGTGATGCGGCAGTGGGCGCGGTCGAGCCGGCTGCCGGTGGTGTGGGGGCGCTGCACGCCCGCGGGGGTCGCGGTGCGGTCCGGGGCGCGCACCGAGGTGCTCGCGCCCGACGAGGTCGGGCGGACGGTCCTCGCGCGCGGCGCGCCGACGCTCCTGGTCCTCGACGACGCGCACGAGCTGCTCGTCGGCCGGGTGGAGGACGACCTGGAACGGCTGCTGCTGTCGTCGACGCCCGACGTGCACGTGCTGCTCGGGACGGTGCGGCGGCCCGCGTTCAGCCTCGCCCGGTCGGAGTTCCCGCCGCCGACGGTGCTCGACGCGGACGACCTGCGCCTGCGCGTCTGGGAGGTCGACCGGCTGTTCCGCGAGGTGTACGGGCACCCGCTCGCGCTCGACGACGTGGAGCTGCTGACGGACGAGACCGAGGGCTGGGCGGCCGCCGTCCACCTGTTCCACCGGTCGACGTCGGGCCTGCTCCCGGCGGACCGCCGCCGCGCGGTGCGCGGCCTCCCCACCGACACCGGGTACGTGCGCGACTACCTGGTCGACGAGGTGCTCGCGCCGCTCGACCGCGGCCAGCTCGACGTCCTGCACTGGGGCTCGGCGTTCGACGACCTGACCGCGCGCCGCGTCGCGGACCTCGTCGGGGGCGAGACCCCGACCGCCGACGGCGCTGCCGGCGTGCTGCGGGCCCTGGACCGCCGGTGGTCGCTCGCGCGGACCGACGACGGCGTCCGGTACCGCCTGCCACGTGTGCTGCGCCGGCACCTGCGCGCCGCGCACGCCGAGCACCTGGGCCCGGCGGCGACGCGCGCGTGGCGCGAGCGGGCGGTGCTCGTCGCCCGCCGCGACGAGCCGCCGGCGACGCCACCACCGCGCGGGTACGACACCGACTGGACGTCCACGGCCCTGCGCACGTGGGCGTCGGTCGTCCGTGCCGCGACGCACCGGGACCCGTTCGCGGGCGCGCGGTCGGCCGCCGCGCTCACGGGCGCGGACCGTGCGCTCGCGGAGGGCCTGTGCCTGGTGCTCGCGGGGGCGCAGCGGTCCGGCCGGGACGCGCTGCGCCGCGCCGCCGCCGACCCCGACGCGCCGCCCGCGCTCGCGCTGGGTGCCGCGCTCGCGGACGCCGTGCTCACGGTCGGGTCGCCGGGCCGGACGCTCACGACGCTCGACCGGGTGCACACGGCCGCGCGGGCGCACGGCCTGCCGTGGCTGGCGCGGCTCGCGCACGGTCTGGTGGTCGGCGCCGACGGCACCCGCACGGCCCGCGCGGAGGCGGCGGCGATCGCGGCGCGCGCCGAGCGGTCCGGCGACCCGTGGGGGGCCGCGCTCGTGCTGACGTGGGCGGCGCTCGCGGCGATGACCGCGGGGTCCGCCGAGACGGACGTGTGGGACGACCTCGACCGGCGGTGGCGCGATCTCGACGCGGCGGTCCCGGCGGCGTGGATGACGGCGTGCCGGGCGCTCGCCTCGGCCGCGCAGCAGCTCCCCGAGGCGCGCGAGGACGCGCGGACCGCCGAGGCCGTCGCGCGCACCGCGGGGTCGCCGGGCGCGCTCGCGTACGCGTACGCGGCGCTGGCCGCGACCGATCCCGACGGGGGCGCGGAGCTGCGGGCGTTCGCGGTCGCGACGGCCGAGGACCACGGCGTCGACGTGCGCCCGTGGGCCGTGCTCGACGCGACGAGCCCCGGCACACCCGGCACGCGTCCGCGGGCCGTCGACGACCCGGTCTGGGGTGGCGTGCCGCTGCTCGACGTGCGCTGCCTCGGCGAGTTCCGGCTGCGCGTCGACGGCGTCGACGCCGACCTGTCGGGCGTGCGCCCGCGCGCCCGCGCCGCGCTGCGGGTGCTCGCGCTGCACGCGGGGCGGCCCGTGCACCGCGAGCAGCTCGCGGAGGCGCTGTGGGGCGACCTCGACCCCCGGGCGGCGCTGCACAACCTGCACGTGAGCCTGTCGGCCGTGCGGCGTGCGCTCGAGCCGGGCGTGCCGACGCGCAGCAGCCGACTGCTCGTGCGGGACGGCGAGACGTACACGCTCGTGCTGCGGCCCGGGTCGACGAGCGACGTGGCGCAGCTCGACCGCGCGGTGCGCGAGGGGCGTCGCCGACGCGCGGTGGGTGACCACGCCGGGGCGCGCCACGAGCTCGGGCGGGCCGTCGACCTGTACACGGGCGACCTGCTGCCGGAGGACGGTCCCGCCGAGTGGGTCGTGGGGGAGCGCGAGCGGCTGCGTCTGACGGCGGCCGACGCGGCGGTGGAGCTCGCCGAGCTCGAGGTCGATCACGGGCGGTTCGACCGTGCCGTCGCCGCCGCGACGCGGGCCATCCGGCTCGACGAGTGCCGCGACCACGCGTGGCGGCTCCTCGTCACGGCGTTCACCGCGGCGGGCGACGCGGCCGCCGCGCACCGGGCGACGCAGGGCTACCGCGCGATGCTCGACACGCTCGGGGTGGCCGTGGGCGACGAGCCCGCCGCCGTGGCGGTCGGCGTCGTCCCGACGCCCCTGCGCGGCCCCGTGGGGCCGACCGGTCCGGCGGTCACGACCGCCCGCGGAACTCCACCTCCGCGATCGCCACGTGGGTCTCGGGCGTCGCGCGGTACGTGGAGCTGA